One part of the Caproiciproducens sp. CPB-2 genome encodes these proteins:
- a CDS encoding MFS transporter produces MQQNWKKNTVLFLTSQTVSLFGSSLVQYAIMWYITLQTKSGVMMMISILCGFIPTFLLSPFAGVWADRYDRKILIALSDSVIALSTLAMAVLFLLGYKAMWLLFVISAVRALGSAVQTPCVGAFLPQLVPVEKLTAVNGINSSIQSAILLLSPIASGALMSAAPIETIFFIDVGTAAIGVFTLLFFLRVPARAGGAAPESSGYFEGLRLGFSYIGTHPYLKRFFLFFALFTFLAAPAAFLTPLQVTRSFGEEVWYLTAIEIAFSLGMMLGGLLMACWGGFQNRVHTMALSSFLIGVGVFLLGVVADFWVYLALMGLVGFVMPVFNTPSTVLLQEKVEPDYLGRVFGVLTMITSMSMPLGMLLFGPMSDWIKIEWMLVATGVLIFVEGLFLIFSKKLVEAGKKPV; encoded by the coding sequence ATGCAGCAAAACTGGAAAAAGAATACGGTTCTGTTTCTGACAAGTCAGACGGTTTCTCTGTTCGGTTCGTCCCTGGTTCAGTATGCCATCATGTGGTATATTACCCTGCAGACCAAGTCGGGCGTGATGATGATGATCTCCATCCTCTGCGGCTTTATCCCTACCTTTCTGCTTTCGCCCTTTGCGGGCGTCTGGGCGGACCGCTACGACCGGAAAATCCTGATTGCCCTGTCGGATTCCGTGATCGCGCTGTCGACGCTGGCCATGGCGGTTCTGTTCCTTCTGGGGTACAAGGCCATGTGGCTGCTTTTTGTCATATCGGCCGTGCGCGCGCTGGGCTCCGCGGTGCAGACGCCGTGTGTGGGCGCGTTTCTGCCGCAGCTGGTGCCGGTGGAAAAGCTTACCGCGGTCAACGGGATCAACTCGAGCATTCAGTCCGCCATCCTGCTGCTTTCCCCCATCGCCAGCGGCGCGCTGATGTCGGCGGCGCCGATCGAGACCATCTTTTTTATCGATGTGGGGACCGCCGCAATCGGTGTTTTTACGCTGCTTTTCTTCCTTCGCGTCCCTGCCCGGGCGGGCGGCGCGGCGCCGGAAAGCTCCGGCTATTTCGAGGGGCTGAGGCTGGGATTTTCCTATATCGGCACACACCCGTACCTGAAACGGTTCTTTCTGTTCTTTGCCCTCTTCACCTTTCTGGCGGCCCCGGCGGCTTTTCTGACCCCGCTGCAGGTCACGCGCAGCTTCGGCGAAGAGGTCTGGTACCTGACCGCGATCGAAATCGCCTTTTCCCTCGGGATGATGCTGGGCGGACTCCTGATGGCCTGCTGGGGCGGTTTTCAAAACCGCGTGCACACCATGGCGCTTTCCAGCTTTCTGATCGGCGTCGGGGTGTTTCTGCTGGGCGTTGTCGCCGATTTTTGGGTCTATCTGGCGCTGATGGGGCTTGTCGGATTCGTCATGCCCGTTTTCAACACGCCCTCCACCGTCCTGCTTCAGGAAAAGGTGGAGCCGGATTACCTTGGCCGCGTGTTCGGCGTGCTGACCATGATTACCAGCATGAGCATGCCTTTGGGAATGCTTTTGTTCGGCCCCATGTCCGACTGGATTAAAATCGAATGGATGCTGGTTGCGACCGGGGTGCTGATTTTTGTGGAAGGACTGTTCCTGATTTTCAGCAAAAAGCTTGTGGAGGCCGGGAAAAAGCCGGTCTGA
- a CDS encoding ABC transporter ATP-binding protein (Members of the family are the ATP-binding subunit of ABC transporters for substrates such as betaine, L-proline or other amino acids, choline, carnitine, etc. The substrate specificity is best determined from the substrate-binding subunit, rather than this subunit, as it interacts with the permease subunit and not with substrate directly.), producing the protein MIEYKNVSKSYGKQKVVKELNLKIPDGEFVVLIGPSGCGKTTTLKMLNRLIEMDSGSISIDGKNIMEMNPEKLRSRIGYVIQQIGLFPNMTVEENICVVPRLLKWDKEKSRQRAKELLEMVNMPYETYAHKYPNEMSGGQQQRIGVLRALAAEPPIILMDEPFGALDPITRDSLQDEVKSLQQRLGKTVIFVTHDMDEALKMADTVVFMSEGRILQTDSPEGILRAPANDTVREFMGKHVHNFSQNQLACSDLMKTNVAKVTQDKKTLECVNIMSRREIDSLVVVDREERYIGVLLIETVNERGKAGDTIRDLITADFPTVAPDTPAKTAFDIISSQRAEYVVVLTEDKKVAGIITKTSMSKALASVVWGDGQ; encoded by the coding sequence ATGATTGAATATAAAAATGTCAGTAAGTCTTATGGAAAACAAAAAGTTGTGAAAGAGTTGAATTTAAAAATACCCGACGGTGAGTTTGTCGTGCTGATCGGCCCTTCCGGCTGCGGAAAAACGACAACGCTGAAAATGCTGAACCGCCTGATCGAGATGGACTCGGGCAGCATCAGCATCGACGGAAAGAATATTATGGAGATGAATCCCGAAAAGCTGCGCAGCCGCATCGGGTACGTCATCCAGCAGATCGGGCTTTTCCCGAACATGACGGTGGAGGAGAACATCTGCGTGGTGCCGCGCCTGCTGAAATGGGACAAGGAAAAAAGCCGCCAAAGGGCGAAAGAGCTTCTGGAGATGGTCAATATGCCGTATGAAACCTATGCTCATAAATATCCGAATGAAATGAGCGGCGGCCAGCAGCAGAGAATCGGCGTGCTTCGCGCGCTGGCGGCGGAGCCGCCCATTATCCTGATGGATGAGCCTTTCGGCGCGTTGGACCCGATTACGAGGGATTCCCTTCAGGATGAGGTCAAGTCCCTGCAGCAGCGTCTGGGAAAGACCGTCATCTTTGTTACGCACGACATGGACGAGGCGCTGAAAATGGCGGACACGGTCGTGTTTATGAGCGAGGGCCGGATTTTACAGACGGATTCCCCCGAGGGAATTCTCCGCGCGCCCGCCAACGACACCGTGCGGGAATTTATGGGCAAGCATGTACATAATTTCTCGCAGAACCAGCTGGCGTGCTCCGACCTGATGAAAACCAACGTGGCAAAGGTCACGCAGGACAAAAAGACGCTGGAATGCGTCAATATCATGAGCCGCAGGGAGATCGACTCCCTTGTTGTGGTGGACCGGGAGGAACGCTATATCGGCGTTCTGCTGATTGAAACCGTCAACGAGCGCGGCAAAGCGGGCGACACCATCAGGGACCTGATTACGGCGGACTTCCCGACCGTTGCGCCGGACACCCCCGCGAAAACCGCTTTCGATATCATCAGCAGCCAGCGGGCGGAATATGTCGTCGTGCTGACGGAGGACAAAAAAGTGGCCGGCATCATTACAAAAACCAGCATGTCAAAAGCTTTGGCAAGCGTTGTTTGGGGGGATGGGCAATGA
- a CDS encoding ABC transporter permease, whose amino-acid sequence MSDFFRLYGDKLLGAITTHLVYVLISVFIGFVIALFLGILLSRAPKISKFVLPVLSVVQTIPGIVFIGILFLYLGMVPATVLAALSIYAIFPVLKNTYTGLIGVSEQYKEAARGCGMSPLQSLLWVELPLALPAIIGGLRMSTVYIVSWAVLASMIGLGGLGDFIYIGVSTNNNTLIIAGAIPAAILAVGLGLLIDYFQKKAVPKGLRGDVK is encoded by the coding sequence ATGAGTGATTTCTTCCGTCTTTACGGGGATAAACTGCTTGGCGCTATCACGACCCATCTGGTCTATGTCCTGATTTCCGTTTTCATCGGATTTGTCATCGCCCTGTTTCTGGGAATCCTGCTTTCCAGAGCCCCGAAAATATCCAAATTTGTTCTGCCGGTCCTTTCCGTGGTGCAGACGATCCCCGGCATCGTGTTTATCGGCATCCTGTTCCTGTATCTCGGGATGGTGCCCGCCACCGTGCTGGCCGCGCTCTCCATTTACGCGATCTTCCCGGTGCTGAAAAACACCTATACCGGACTGATCGGCGTTTCGGAGCAGTATAAGGAAGCGGCAAGGGGCTGCGGGATGTCCCCGCTGCAGTCGCTGCTGTGGGTGGAGCTGCCGCTGGCGCTTCCCGCCATCATCGGCGGGCTGCGGATGTCCACCGTCTATATTGTAAGCTGGGCGGTGCTGGCCTCCATGATCGGCCTGGGCGGCCTGGGAGACTTCATCTATATCGGCGTCAGCACGAACAACAACACGCTGATTATCGCGGGCGCGATTCCGGCCGCCATCCTCGCGGTGGGGCTGGGCCTTTTGATCGACTATTTCCAGAAGAAAGCCGTGCCGAAAGGATTAAGGGGGGATGTCAAGTGA
- a CDS encoding ABC transporter permease codes for MSATMIFEHLYIVLLSVLFTVLLGLPLGVLAYMKKPVRSVVLWAVDILQTIPALALLGIIMVFLGAGKPTVIIGLVLYSLLPVVHNTYLGLSNIEPAIKEAADGMGMSRTYRLLHVEIPIAFPVIFTGIRIATVTSIGVAVFATFVGGGGLGSVIYRGIHIQNMQLILFGTLSLMGMAVLFDGVMAYIEKRLYRHRTVKSDTQ; via the coding sequence GTGAGCGCGACGATGATTTTTGAACATCTTTACATTGTGCTGCTTTCGGTGCTTTTCACCGTTCTTCTCGGCCTGCCGCTCGGCGTGCTGGCCTATATGAAAAAGCCGGTGCGCTCCGTGGTGCTGTGGGCCGTGGATATCCTGCAGACCATCCCGGCGCTGGCGCTGCTCGGAATCATTATGGTTTTTCTGGGCGCGGGCAAGCCGACGGTCATCATCGGCCTGGTGCTGTATTCCCTGCTGCCGGTCGTGCACAACACCTACCTCGGCCTCAGCAATATTGAGCCCGCCATCAAAGAGGCCGCCGACGGCATGGGCATGAGCCGGACTTACCGGCTGCTCCATGTGGAAATCCCCATCGCCTTCCCGGTCATCTTCACGGGGATCCGGATCGCCACCGTCACCTCCATCGGCGTGGCCGTGTTCGCTACGTTCGTGGGAGGCGGCGGGCTCGGCTCCGTCATCTACCGCGGCATCCATATTCAGAACATGCAGCTGATCCTGTTTGGGACGCTGTCGCTGATGGGGATGGCCGTGCTGTTCGACGGCGTGATGGCCTACATTGAAAAACGGCTGTACCGCCACAGGACCGTAAAAAGCGACACACAGTAA
- a CDS encoding glycine betaine ABC transporter substrate-binding protein gives MKKVIAVIMCLVLALSAAGCGSGKSSGDEIVIMDGQFSEMKLIHQMVKMLVEQDTGAKVVIKDEVSPVNGFNELVKGNCDLMNSYDGTLLTTYLKLDTKDIPEGKTLYDFVNETALKEKKVYLLDKLGINNTYAIAVPQKIADQYKLETISDLVPVAGKLVFGAEHEFFSEEGSMKFNPFVKFYGLNFKESKPVDLGLKYSAVENGNIDVTEVYATDGLNKKAQLKVLKDDRSFFPEYNGALLVRSDLFERFEKTAPNLKETLNKLGGIFDNETMVNLTYAVDVEGRTVPEVAKQFLQEKGLLK, from the coding sequence ATGAAAAAAGTGATTGCCGTTATAATGTGCCTGGTTTTGGCGCTTTCCGCCGCGGGATGCGGCTCGGGCAAGAGCAGCGGGGACGAAATCGTCATTATGGACGGTCAGTTTTCCGAAATGAAGCTGATTCACCAGATGGTGAAAATGCTGGTGGAGCAGGACACCGGCGCCAAGGTCGTCATTAAGGACGAGGTCTCCCCCGTCAACGGCTTCAACGAGCTGGTCAAGGGCAACTGCGACCTGATGAACAGCTACGACGGCACCTTGCTGACCACCTATCTGAAGCTGGACACAAAGGATATCCCCGAGGGGAAGACCCTGTACGATTTTGTCAACGAAACCGCGCTGAAGGAGAAGAAGGTCTATCTTTTGGATAAGCTCGGAATCAACAACACCTACGCGATCGCCGTTCCGCAGAAGATCGCGGACCAGTACAAGCTGGAAACCATCAGCGACCTTGTGCCGGTGGCCGGCAAGCTGGTGTTCGGTGCGGAGCATGAGTTTTTCAGCGAAGAGGGCAGCATGAAATTCAACCCGTTCGTCAAATTCTACGGGCTGAATTTTAAGGAAAGCAAGCCGGTCGACCTGGGGCTGAAGTATTCCGCGGTGGAAAACGGGAACATCGACGTGACCGAGGTTTACGCCACCGACGGCCTGAACAAAAAGGCTCAGCTGAAAGTGCTGAAGGACGACAGAAGCTTCTTCCCGGAATACAACGGCGCGCTGCTCGTCCGCTCGGACCTGTTCGAGCGCTTCGAGAAAACGGCGCCCAACCTCAAAGAGACCCTGAACAAGCTCGGCGGAATCTTTGACAACGAGACCATGGTCAACCTGACCTACGCGGTCGACGTGGAAGGCAGGACCGTACCGGAGGTCGCAAAACAGTTCCTTCAGGAAAAGGGGCTGCTCAAGTAA
- a CDS encoding TrkA C-terminal domain-containing protein yields MEDTIKVAAPVYQKIAADIAAKIVDNRYRIGEKIYARSYLASQYNVSSETARRAICVLSDLEIVDVTKGSGVIIKSYDNAVKFVHQYNDIQSLNDLKKDILSSVERQRKETKFLLKSISSIIDRTERFQSINPFIPFEIEITDKTPLLDKSLSELNFWHHTAATIIAIKRNSTLMMSPGPYAILQKHDVLYYCGEDNCQDRVKSFLYPDEE; encoded by the coding sequence ATGGAGGACACCATTAAAGTGGCGGCACCGGTTTACCAGAAGATTGCCGCCGACATTGCGGCAAAGATTGTGGACAACCGTTACCGCATAGGAGAAAAAATATACGCGAGATCGTACCTTGCAAGCCAGTACAACGTTTCTTCCGAAACCGCACGGCGCGCCATCTGCGTACTGTCCGACCTGGAAATCGTAGACGTGACCAAGGGCAGCGGCGTGATTATCAAATCGTATGACAACGCCGTAAAATTTGTTCACCAGTACAATGACATCCAGTCGCTGAACGACCTGAAAAAGGATATTCTAAGCAGCGTCGAGCGGCAGAGAAAAGAGACGAAATTTCTGCTGAAATCCATTTCCAGCATCATAGACCGGACGGAGCGCTTCCAGTCCATCAATCCGTTTATTCCGTTTGAAATCGAAATTACGGACAAAACGCCCCTGCTCGACAAGTCCCTGTCCGAACTGAATTTCTGGCACCACACGGCGGCGACCATCATCGCCATCAAGCGCAACAGCACGCTGATGATGTCCCCCGGCCCCTACGCGATTCTGCAGAAGCACGACGTGCTGTATTACTGCGGCGAAGACAACTGCCAGGACCGGGTGAAAAGCTTTCTTTACCCGGACGAGGAATGA
- a CDS encoding Gfo/Idh/MocA family protein, protein MKLGIIGTSEISRLFVQAAVETGSYEPYAVYSRKAETGAQYAALYQIPHVFTELEILASCPGLDAVYIASPNSLHFPQAKLCLSAGKHVIVEKPAVATSAQLEELLDIAKKNNVYLLEAIRPIYNPDLDVLKEAVKKIAPVHYVYFNYMKYSSKYDAYKEGKDPPVFSAEYDGGALADLGIYNLYLCAALFGAPKSSTCTASLLESGVDGVCTQILKYDGFCAVLSASKISASRSASEIQGENGTVTLEGPTSLDRIRLYTRGGGEELLSTERKSSMFCQQKALARILTERDEAAYACACERMRCCTGLLEQGRRQAGIRFSSL, encoded by the coding sequence ATGAAATTAGGAATCATCGGCACTTCGGAAATTTCCCGCCTGTTCGTACAGGCCGCGGTGGAAACGGGAAGCTACGAGCCTTACGCGGTCTATTCCCGCAAAGCGGAGACCGGCGCTCAGTACGCGGCCCTGTACCAAATCCCCCATGTATTTACTGAACTGGAAATCCTGGCAAGCTGCCCCGGGCTGGACGCCGTCTATATCGCGTCCCCGAACAGCCTGCATTTCCCGCAGGCAAAGCTCTGCCTTTCCGCCGGAAAGCATGTGATTGTGGAAAAGCCGGCGGTGGCGACCTCGGCGCAGCTCGAAGAGCTGCTGGACATCGCGAAAAAAAACAATGTGTACCTGCTGGAAGCGATCCGCCCGATCTACAACCCCGATCTGGACGTCCTGAAGGAAGCGGTCAAAAAAATCGCCCCCGTTCACTACGTCTATTTCAACTATATGAAATATTCCTCCAAGTACGACGCGTATAAAGAAGGAAAGGACCCGCCTGTTTTCAGCGCGGAATACGACGGCGGCGCGCTGGCCGACCTCGGCATCTACAATCTTTACCTCTGCGCCGCCCTTTTCGGCGCGCCGAAAAGCAGCACCTGCACCGCCAGTCTGCTCGAAAGCGGGGTGGACGGAGTCTGCACCCAGATTCTAAAGTACGACGGCTTTTGCGCCGTGCTCAGCGCCTCCAAAATCTCCGCCAGCCGGTCGGCAAGCGAGATTCAGGGCGAAAACGGCACCGTGACGCTGGAGGGGCCCACCTCTCTGGACAGGATCCGGCTTTACACCCGCGGCGGCGGAGAGGAGCTGCTTTCCACGGAGCGCAAATCCTCCATGTTCTGTCAGCAGAAGGCGCTCGCCCGCATTCTTACGGAGCGGGACGAGGCCGCGTACGCATGCGCCTGCGAACGCATGCGCTGCTGTACCGGGCTGCTGGAGCAGGGCCGCCGTCAGGCCGGAATCCGGTTCAGTTCCCTTTGA
- a CDS encoding nuclear transport factor 2 family protein, with protein MNRRKSRTTGVVAVTVIGRYFTQLDLAMEDEGAFSGLEGLFSENASLRLKGYDEIRGCGKIREFFQALLGKNREMKHVWEIVPEQGGFRVPWAAACVSKTGGVFTMEGTDHIVLDADGKIQSLFLGIGTEA; from the coding sequence ATGAACCGGCGGAAAAGCCGGACGACGGGAGTGGTTGCAGTGACGGTGATCGGCAGGTATTTTACCCAGCTGGATTTGGCGATGGAGGACGAAGGGGCCTTTTCCGGACTGGAAGGGCTGTTTTCGGAAAACGCTTCCCTGCGGCTGAAAGGGTACGACGAAATACGCGGGTGCGGAAAAATCAGGGAGTTTTTTCAGGCTCTCCTGGGCAAAAACAGGGAAATGAAGCATGTCTGGGAAATCGTCCCCGAACAGGGCGGGTTCCGGGTGCCGTGGGCTGCGGCCTGCGTCAGCAAAACCGGCGGCGTTTTCACCATGGAAGGGACGGACCACATTGTGCTGGATGCCGACGGGAAAATCCAAAGCCTTTTCCTTGGAATCGGCACGGAGGCTTAG
- a CDS encoding DegV family protein: protein MTWSILSDSSCDLPQNAFQDYGLHFATVPLKLIVGGTEYTDDDSLNVNIMLAQMKNYKGPSSSACPSPEEWATEFRKSDCTLAVTMTSALSGTYNSALVARDMVLEEFPWKKIHVIDSRSTAGGLVLILRKAAELISSGLGFDEVVKQAEAYSRSLFLLFALGSYDNLIKSGRMSRVAGILANSLGIRAVASNTPEGEIKVLHKPRGEERAILQIVETMNKLKDMAGRPVVISHCNNPKGAQRLKELIAHVCLTTKITIQQTRGLTSYYTENGGLLVGF, encoded by the coding sequence ATGACCTGGAGTATCCTTTCAGACAGCTCCTGCGACTTGCCCCAAAACGCGTTCCAGGATTACGGCCTGCACTTTGCGACCGTACCCCTGAAGCTCATCGTGGGCGGCACCGAGTACACTGACGATGATTCGCTGAATGTAAACATCATGCTGGCCCAGATGAAAAATTACAAGGGGCCGTCCTCGTCGGCGTGCCCGTCGCCGGAAGAGTGGGCGACCGAATTCCGGAAAAGCGACTGCACCCTGGCGGTGACGATGACCAGCGCGCTGAGCGGCACCTACAACAGCGCCCTTGTCGCAAGGGACATGGTTCTGGAGGAATTTCCCTGGAAGAAAATCCACGTGATCGATTCCCGTTCCACCGCCGGGGGGCTGGTGCTGATTCTGAGAAAAGCGGCGGAGCTGATTTCCTCCGGGCTGGGCTTCGACGAAGTCGTCAAACAGGCGGAAGCGTACTCCCGCAGCCTGTTTCTGCTGTTCGCGCTCGGTTCCTACGACAACCTGATCAAGTCGGGGCGCATGTCCCGTGTGGCGGGGATTCTGGCCAACTCGCTCGGCATCCGCGCGGTGGCCTCCAACACGCCGGAGGGCGAGATCAAGGTGCTGCACAAGCCGCGCGGCGAGGAACGCGCGATCCTGCAGATCGTGGAAACCATGAACAAGCTGAAAGACATGGCGGGCAGGCCCGTCGTTATCAGCCACTGCAACAATCCCAAGGGCGCACAGCGCCTGAAGGAGCTGATTGCACACGTCTGCCTGACCACCAAGATCACGATTCAGCAGACGCGGGGGCTGACCAGCTATTACACGGAGAACGGCGGCCTGCTGGTCGGGTTCTGA
- a CDS encoding TIGR01440 family protein: MYDEIAAQAKTAVCELIKAAGLTAGNILVVGCSSSEIGGHDIGSSSSVEIANAVFHAVYPVLKEKGIYLAAQCCEHLNRAIIIEKEAAVRDRLEIVNAVPRPKAGGSFATAAYSNFEHPVAVEEVTAQAGIDIGGTLIGMHLARVAVPVRLSVRRIGEANVTSARTRPKYIGGERANYDESLK; encoded by the coding sequence ATGTACGATGAAATTGCGGCGCAGGCGAAAACAGCCGTCTGCGAATTGATAAAAGCCGCGGGACTGACCGCGGGAAATATCCTGGTCGTGGGCTGTTCCTCCAGCGAAATCGGCGGGCACGATATCGGCTCGTCCTCCAGCGTGGAAATCGCCAACGCGGTGTTTCACGCCGTTTACCCCGTTTTGAAGGAAAAGGGGATTTATCTGGCCGCCCAGTGCTGCGAGCATCTGAACCGCGCGATCATTATTGAAAAAGAGGCGGCGGTCAGGGACCGGCTGGAAATCGTCAACGCCGTTCCGCGCCCGAAGGCCGGCGGTTCCTTTGCCACGGCGGCTTACTCGAACTTTGAGCATCCGGTGGCGGTGGAGGAAGTCACCGCGCAGGCGGGAATCGATATCGGCGGCACGCTGATCGGCATGCACCTTGCCAGAGTGGCGGTGCCGGTGCGCCTTTCCGTGCGCAGAATCGGCGAAGCCAACGTGACCAGCGCGCGCACCCGGCCGAAATATATCGGCGGCGAACGCGCGAATTACGACGAAAGCCTGAAATAA
- the metF gene encoding methylenetetrahydrofolate reductase [NAD(P)H], which translates to MKISEILNSGRVTVSCELFPPKKDDDIARVKEVVRDISALRPDFMSVTYGAGGGTSRNTARIASEIQNCGVTALAHLTCVSSTREEVGQILSGLKEQHIENVLALRGDIPQNSDFPSPGQYRYAGELVRQIREYGGFCIGAACYPEGHVECAHREDDIGYLKEKVDSGCDFLTTQMFFDNNILYQFLYRILAKGIHIPVVAGIMPVTNSGQIRRICALSGTELPPRFRAIVDKFADKPAAMKQAGIAYATEQIIDLISNGVSAIHIYTMNKPDIAAKIMDNLSEIIRE; encoded by the coding sequence ATGAAAATCAGCGAAATTCTGAACAGCGGCAGGGTCACGGTTTCCTGCGAGCTGTTCCCACCGAAAAAAGACGACGATATCGCCCGGGTGAAGGAGGTTGTGCGCGACATCTCCGCGCTCAGGCCCGATTTCATGAGCGTTACCTACGGCGCGGGCGGCGGCACGTCCCGGAACACGGCCCGCATCGCATCGGAAATCCAGAACTGCGGCGTGACCGCGCTGGCACACCTGACCTGCGTTTCCTCCACCAGGGAAGAGGTCGGGCAGATATTATCCGGGTTAAAAGAACAACATATTGAAAATGTCCTGGCCCTGCGCGGCGATATTCCGCAGAATTCCGATTTCCCGTCCCCCGGCCAGTACCGCTACGCCGGCGAGCTGGTCAGGCAGATCAGGGAATACGGCGGATTCTGCATCGGCGCGGCCTGCTACCCCGAGGGACACGTCGAGTGCGCCCACCGGGAGGACGACATCGGCTACCTGAAAGAAAAGGTGGACAGCGGCTGCGACTTTCTGACTACGCAGATGTTTTTTGACAACAATATTCTCTACCAGTTCCTGTACCGGATTCTGGCGAAGGGGATTCATATCCCGGTGGTGGCGGGCATCATGCCGGTGACCAACAGCGGCCAGATCAGGCGGATCTGCGCGCTTTCCGGCACGGAGCTGCCGCCGCGCTTTCGGGCGATCGTGGATAAATTCGCCGACAAGCCCGCCGCCATGAAACAGGCCGGCATCGCCTACGCGACGGAGCAGATCATCGACCTGATCTCCAACGGCGTCAGCGCGATCCATATCTACACGATGAACAAGCCGGATATCGCGGCAAAAATCATGGATAATTTATCGGAGATCATCAGGGAATGA
- a CDS encoding vitamin B12 dependent-methionine synthase activation domain-containing protein, protein MKETEEVLRYLGYRGKPADERTLLTIESCISELRAAVTPRSLSLLLPVKFDGDAVLLGNLRVESRDLRNHLSGCGEAYLFAATLGTKADFLLERASKIDISRAVVLQACAAALTESVCDEAERELSAEAAKRGLFLRPRYSPGYGDFSILHQRDLLGILQAQKKIGLAMTQDSMLVPTKSVTAVIGLTAEQTTCHIAKCMGCKSLNCPFRKD, encoded by the coding sequence ATGAAAGAGACGGAAGAAGTGCTGCGCTATCTGGGCTACCGCGGCAAGCCTGCGGATGAGCGCACCCTGCTTACAATCGAATCCTGCATCAGCGAGCTGCGGGCCGCGGTCACTCCCCGCAGCCTCAGCCTGCTTCTGCCGGTGAAATTTGACGGGGACGCCGTTCTGCTCGGAAACCTGAGGGTGGAAAGCAGGGACTTGAGGAATCATCTTTCCGGCTGCGGGGAAGCGTACCTGTTCGCGGCCACGCTCGGCACGAAAGCGGATTTCCTTTTGGAGCGCGCCTCCAAAATCGACATAAGCCGCGCCGTGGTGCTGCAGGCCTGCGCCGCCGCGCTGACAGAGAGCGTCTGCGACGAAGCGGAACGGGAGCTTTCCGCCGAGGCGGCAAAGCGCGGGCTGTTTCTGCGGCCCCGGTACAGCCCCGGCTACGGGGACTTTTCCATCCTGCATCAGCGCGATCTTCTGGGGATTTTACAGGCGCAGAAAAAAATCGGCCTTGCCATGACGCAGGACAGCATGCTGGTGCCGACAAAATCCGTTACCGCGGTCATTGGCCTGACCGCGGAGCAGACGACCTGCCATATTGCGAAATGCATGGGCTGCAAGTCTTTGAATTGTCCGTTCAGAAAGGACTGA